In a single window of the Arachis hypogaea cultivar Tifrunner chromosome 6, arahy.Tifrunner.gnm2.J5K5, whole genome shotgun sequence genome:
- the LOC112695394 gene encoding uncharacterized protein isoform X1: METNGIVHDGSIGGARREKREIGDKSVEDLAKYAHSPAHLAVARRDHVALQRIVSTLPRLAKAGEVNTEAESLAAELRADEVSAVIDRRDVPGRETPLHLAVRLRDPISAEILMAAGADWSLQNENGWSALQEAVCTREEAIAMIIARHYQPLAWAKWCRRLPRIIASAARIRDFYMEITFHFESSVIPFIGRIAPSDTYRIWKRGSNLRADMTLAGFDGLRIQRSDQTFLFLGDGYASEDGNVTLPPGSLIALSHKEKEITNALEGAGTQPTEAEVAHEVSLMSQTNMYRPGIDVTQAELIPHLNWRRQEKTEMVGNWKAKVYDMLHVMVSVKSRRVPGAMSDEELFAVEDGESMINGENNDEYDDVLTAEERMQLDSALRMGNPDMVCDDEEHGDSQENGSAATFENPEGNGVVKEKKSWFGWNKKNIKSSSDDPEESKTLKKVSKFGSEGSNQKSSDQQKSASDLKEDSGDTRKGKDKSNKKKKKKGTAAESKNESEYKKGLRPVLWLTPDFPLKTDELLPLLDILANKVKAVRRLRELLTTKLPLGTFPVKVAIPIVPTIRVLVTFTKFEELQPTEEFSTPLSSPAHFQDAKSKEPEGSTSWISWMKGSRGGQSSDSDSHRYKDEVDPFNIPSDYKWVDANEKKRRMKAKKARSKKNKKQTAARGSEGGALHQGTEDLEE, translated from the exons ATGGAAACAAATGGAATTGTTCATGATGGTAGTATAGGAGGGGctaggagagaaaagagagagatagGGGACAAATCAGTGGAAGATTTAGCTAAATATGCACATAGTCCTGCCCACTTGGCTGTTGCCAGGCGCGACCATGTTGCCTTACAGCGCATTGTTTCCACCCTGCCTAGGCTTGCCAAGGCTGGTGAGGTGAATACAGAGGCTGAATCTCTTGCCGCTGAGCTTCGAGCTGATGAGGTCTCTGCAGTTATTGATCGACGTGATGTTCCTGGTAGGGAGACCCCTCTTCACCTTGCAGTACGTCTCAGAGATCCAATCTCTGCTGAGATATTGATGGCTGCAGGCGCAGATTGGAGTCTTCAGAATGAGAATGGTTGGAGTGCTCTCCAAGAAGCAGTGTGCACCAGGGAGGAAGCAATTGCCATGATTATCGCGCGGCATTATCAACCTCTGGCTTGGGCTAAATGGTGTCGTAGACTTCCCCGCATCATTGCTTCGGCAGCTCGCATACGTGACTTTTATATGGAGATAACTTTCCATTTTGAGAGCTCTGTCATTCCTTTTATTGGACGCATAGCTCCTTCAGACACATATCGCATCTGGAAGCGTGGTTCTAATCTTCGTGCTGATATGACACTTGCTGGTTTTGACGGTTTACGCATCCAACGATCAGACCAGACATTTTTGTTTCTTGGAGATGGATATGCTTCTGAGGATGGTAATGTAACTCTGCCACCTGGTTCTTTGATTGCTCTTTCtcataaagaaaaggaaataacaAATGCTTTGGAAGGTGCTGGTACACAACCAACAGAAGCTGAAGTTGCTCATGAAGTTTCCTTGATGTCTCAGACAAATATGTATAGGCCGGGTATTGATGTTACGCAGGCTGAGCTTATTCCCCATTTAAATTGGAGGCGCCAAGAGAAGACTGAGATGGTTGGGAACTGGAAGGCAAAAGTTTATGACATGCTTCATGTGATGGTTAGTGTGAAATCAAGACGGGTGCCAGGTGCTATGTCAGACGAAGAGCTTTTTGCTGTGGAGGATGGAGAAAGTATGATAAATGGGGAAAACAATGATGAGTATGATGATGTATTGACTGCTGAGGAAAGAATGCAACTGGATTCTGCACTACGTATGGGGAATCCTGATATGGTGTGTGATGATGAGGAACATGGAGACAGTCAAGAAAATGGCTCAGCAGCTACCTTTGAGAATCCTGAAGGCAATGGTGTGGTTAaagagaagaagagttggtttgGTTGGAACAAGAAAAACATCAAGAGTAGCAGTGATGATCCTGAGGAGTCAAAAACTTTGAAGAAAGTTTCGAAGTTTGGCTCAGAAGGTAGCAACCAGAAGTCAAGTGATCAGCAAAAGTCAGCATCTGACTTGAAGGAAGATAGTGGAGACACTAGGAAGGGAAAAGACAAAagcaataagaagaagaagaagaaaggaacagCTGCTGAGTCTAAGAATGAGAGTGAGTATAAAAAAGGTTTAAGACCTGTCTTGTGGTTAACACCAGATTTCCCTTTGAAAACGGATGAGCTTTTGCCTCTACTTGACATCTTAGCAAATAAGGTTAAGGCTGTTAGAAGACTGAGGGAGCTTTTGACAACTAAGCTTCCTCTTGGAACTTTTCCCGTCAAG GTTGCTATCCCAATAGTCCCTACCATTCGGGTTCTCGTCACCTTTACAAAGTTTGAGGAGCTTCAGCCAACAGAGGAGTTTTCAACTCCACTCTCCAGCCCAGCACATTTCCAGGATGCGAAATCCAAGGAACCGGAGGGTTCAACATCGTGGATTTCATGGATGAAAGGAAGTCGCGGAGGGCAGTCCAGCGACTCCGATAGTCACAGATACAAAGATGAAGTTGACCCTTTCAACATACCTTCGGACTACAAATGGGTGGATGCCAATGAGAAGAAACGCAGAATGAAGGCTAAGAAAGCCAGaagtaagaaaaataagaagCAGACAGCAGCAAGAGGTAGTGAGGGTGGTGCTTTGCATCAAGGAACTGAAGACCTTGAAGAATAA
- the LOC112695394 gene encoding uncharacterized protein isoform X2, giving the protein METNGIVHDGSIGGARREKREIGDKSVEDLAKYAHSPAHLAVARRDHVALQRIVSTLPRLAKAGEVNTEAESLAAELRADEVSAVIDRRDVPGRETPLHLAVRLRDPISAEILMAAGADWSLQNENGWSALQEAVCTREEAIAMIIARHYQPLAWAKWCRRLPRIIASAARIRDFYMEITFHFESSVIPFIGRIAPSDTYRIWKRGSNLRADMTLAGFDGLRIQRSDQTFLFLGDGYASEDGNVTLPPGSLIALSHKEKEITNALEGAGTQPTEAEVAHEVSLMSQTNMYRPGIDVTQAELIPHLNWRRQEKTEMVGNWKAKVYDMLHVMVSVKSRRVPGAMSDEELFAVEDGESMINGENNDEYDDVLTAEERMQLDSALRMGNPDMVCDDEEHGDSQENGSAATFENPEGNGVVKEKKSWFGWNKKNIKSSSDDPEESKTLKKVSKFGSEGSNQKSSDQQKSASDLKEDSGDTRKGKDKSNKKKKKKGTAAESKNESEYKKGLRPVLWLTPDFPLKTDELLPLLDILANKVKAVRRLRELLTTKLPLGTFPVKR; this is encoded by the exons ATGGAAACAAATGGAATTGTTCATGATGGTAGTATAGGAGGGGctaggagagaaaagagagagatagGGGACAAATCAGTGGAAGATTTAGCTAAATATGCACATAGTCCTGCCCACTTGGCTGTTGCCAGGCGCGACCATGTTGCCTTACAGCGCATTGTTTCCACCCTGCCTAGGCTTGCCAAGGCTGGTGAGGTGAATACAGAGGCTGAATCTCTTGCCGCTGAGCTTCGAGCTGATGAGGTCTCTGCAGTTATTGATCGACGTGATGTTCCTGGTAGGGAGACCCCTCTTCACCTTGCAGTACGTCTCAGAGATCCAATCTCTGCTGAGATATTGATGGCTGCAGGCGCAGATTGGAGTCTTCAGAATGAGAATGGTTGGAGTGCTCTCCAAGAAGCAGTGTGCACCAGGGAGGAAGCAATTGCCATGATTATCGCGCGGCATTATCAACCTCTGGCTTGGGCTAAATGGTGTCGTAGACTTCCCCGCATCATTGCTTCGGCAGCTCGCATACGTGACTTTTATATGGAGATAACTTTCCATTTTGAGAGCTCTGTCATTCCTTTTATTGGACGCATAGCTCCTTCAGACACATATCGCATCTGGAAGCGTGGTTCTAATCTTCGTGCTGATATGACACTTGCTGGTTTTGACGGTTTACGCATCCAACGATCAGACCAGACATTTTTGTTTCTTGGAGATGGATATGCTTCTGAGGATGGTAATGTAACTCTGCCACCTGGTTCTTTGATTGCTCTTTCtcataaagaaaaggaaataacaAATGCTTTGGAAGGTGCTGGTACACAACCAACAGAAGCTGAAGTTGCTCATGAAGTTTCCTTGATGTCTCAGACAAATATGTATAGGCCGGGTATTGATGTTACGCAGGCTGAGCTTATTCCCCATTTAAATTGGAGGCGCCAAGAGAAGACTGAGATGGTTGGGAACTGGAAGGCAAAAGTTTATGACATGCTTCATGTGATGGTTAGTGTGAAATCAAGACGGGTGCCAGGTGCTATGTCAGACGAAGAGCTTTTTGCTGTGGAGGATGGAGAAAGTATGATAAATGGGGAAAACAATGATGAGTATGATGATGTATTGACTGCTGAGGAAAGAATGCAACTGGATTCTGCACTACGTATGGGGAATCCTGATATGGTGTGTGATGATGAGGAACATGGAGACAGTCAAGAAAATGGCTCAGCAGCTACCTTTGAGAATCCTGAAGGCAATGGTGTGGTTAaagagaagaagagttggtttgGTTGGAACAAGAAAAACATCAAGAGTAGCAGTGATGATCCTGAGGAGTCAAAAACTTTGAAGAAAGTTTCGAAGTTTGGCTCAGAAGGTAGCAACCAGAAGTCAAGTGATCAGCAAAAGTCAGCATCTGACTTGAAGGAAGATAGTGGAGACACTAGGAAGGGAAAAGACAAAagcaataagaagaagaagaagaaaggaacagCTGCTGAGTCTAAGAATGAGAGTGAGTATAAAAAAGGTTTAAGACCTGTCTTGTGGTTAACACCAGATTTCCCTTTGAAAACGGATGAGCTTTTGCCTCTACTTGACATCTTAGCAAATAAGGTTAAGGCTGTTAGAAGACTGAGGGAGCTTTTGACAACTAAGCTTCCTCTTGGAACTTTTCCCGTCAAG CGATAA
- the LOC112695395 gene encoding uncharacterized protein, which translates to MEAVNQKSLERAVSMRALQMGNSFPCMVCVVGFLFGVCLASFILAALTSTGTFQLGIGRFSFSMLNLTFHSDSLSHSNNTINCNVNAKGTQRLTDFNSRKDKENEDSVSMLYSGWSCVLTKSESEANECLHKLGISRSILPYAPHLEDCKARTQLFERLDKRTGNENFPQWTSWKGFLDMHHVATTSDQTQNFRHQAVTKGAYPPWIAGSDEENYPLTRKVQRDIWIHQHPLNCSNPDVKFLVADWEKLPGFGIGAQFAGMSGLLAIAINEGRVLVTKYYNRADHGGCKGSSRSSWSCYFFPEASLECRRRALELMKSEDAWSKGILTVKENYTSKHIWAGPTPRIWGEPWRYLQPTTDINGSLITSHRKMDMRWWRAQAVRYLMRFPTEYTCSLLNEARHAAFGKLAAKMVHEGLAGDWTKGSNNKPRSEIDEYVWSNHKPWVPRPLLSMHVRMGDKACEMKVVEFEEYMHLADRIRRHFPNLNNIWLSTEMQEVIDKTKEYSHWNFHYTKVRRQDRMNVSMAEYEASLGRETSTNYPLVNFLMAADSDFFIGALGSSWCFLIDGMRNTGGKVMAGYLSVNKDRFW; encoded by the exons ATGGAGGCAGTGAATCAGAAATCTCTTGAGAGAGCGGTTTCAATGAGAGCCTTGCAAATGGGAAACTCATTTCCATGTATGGTTTGTGTTGTTGGATTCCTCTTTGGAGTGTGCCTTGCCTCTTTCATCTTGGCTGCTCTTACTTCCACTGGAACCTTTCAGCTTGGCATTGGTCGCTTCTCATTCTCAATGCTTAATTTAACATTCCATTCTGACTCTCTTTCTCACTCTAATAATACCATAA ACTGCAATGTTAATGCTAAGGGAACACAGAGGCTAACAGATTTCAACAgcagaaaagataaagaaaatgaGGATAGTGTCTCTATGCTTTATTCAGGTTGGAGTTGTGTGTTAACTAAATCTGAAAGTGAGGCAAATGAGTGCTTGCACAAACTTGGAATCAGTAGGTCCATTTTGCCTTATGCCCCACATTTGGAAGACTGCAAAGCCAGGACACAGCTATTCGAACGTCTCGATAAGCGAACAGGAAATGAGAACTTCCCTCAATGGACAAGTTGGAAAGGATTTTTGGACATGCACCATGTTGCTACAACCAGTGACCAGACTCAAAATTTCAGGCATCAAGCTGTAACTAAGGGTGCTTATCCACCTTGG ATTGCAGGATCTGATGAAGAAAATTACCCATTGACTAGGAAAGTGCAACGTGACATATGGATCCATCAGCATCCCTTAAACTGCAGCAATCCGGATGTCAAGTTCCTTGTAGCTGACTGGGAAAAATTACCAGGATTCGGCATTGGTGCTCAGTTTGCTGGAATGAGTGGACTCCTTGCTATTGCAATCAATGAAGGCAGAGTTCTTGTAACTAAATATTACAATAGAGCTGACCATGGTGGCTGCAAAG GGTCTTCCCGGTCTAGTTGGAGTTGTTACTTCTTTCCAGAAGCCTCCCTAGAGTGTCGTCGACGAGCATTAGAACTAATGAAAAGCGAAGATGCTTGGAGTAAAGGAATTTTGACTGTGAAAGAAAATTACACATCAAAGCATATATGGGCAGGGCCAACTCCTAG AATATGGGGTGAACCGTGGAGGTATCTGCAACCAACAACTGATATAAATGGCAGCTTGATTACTTCACATAGAAAGATGGATATGCGGTGGTGGAGGGCACAG GCTGTGCGTTACTTAATGAGGTTCCCAACTGAGTACACATGCAGCCTATTGAATGAAGCTCGACATGCTGCATTCGGAAAATTAGCTGCGAAAATGGTGCATGAAGGTCTTGCTGGAGACTGGACAAAG GGAAGTAATAATAAGCCAAGATCTGAAATTGATGAATATGTGTGGTCCAATCACAAGCCATGGGTTCCTAGGCCTCTTCTAAGCATGCATGTAAGGATGGGAGACAAAGCATGTGAAATGAAAGTGGTTGAATTTGAAGAATACATGCATCTTGCTGATAGGATTAGGAGgcacttcccaaacctcaacaACATTTGGCTCTCCACTGAGATGCAG GAAGTCATTGACAAAACCAAAGAATATTCTCATTGGAACTTTCACTATACAAAGGTAAGACGCCAAGACAGGATGAATGTGTCAATGGCTGAGTATGAAGCCAGCCTTGGGAGGGAGACCAGCACCAATTACCCACTGGTTAATTTCCTCATGGCTGCTGACTCTGATTTCTTCATTGGAGCATTGGGTTCTTCATGGTGCTTCCTCATAGATGGTATGAGAAATACTGGGGGGAAGGTAATGGCTGGCTATTTGAGCGTTAACAAAGACAGATTTTGGTAG
- the LOC112695396 gene encoding uncharacterized protein, whose translation MMRCFLPTCFGSCKRSKRSNPTATQSLHSKIELQYELLNQSAEAAHAATPTKDEEERLGRRGEKKDERQGEGEGEQEFSESLFSLSIGSAKQISAAQNADTTEVNSPMQQQQQLLLGVRDEDSEALGSSTPTVREKVQGNSSKPAGFFSSDKEADIEKPAEQQNCIAREEGGDVNGIQEESSESLFSLSTDYRKPISSAEIAETEVNSLRQDKKEETQERVYDVSSVLNPIENVDTQGRVAKSTLLKSLKNNDKENINNSAVEDIAISLSPEPNMKLSKCKARQKANDNKLEIGVDTSLSSWLVEPEGTPVSVNKSSVGEQTPKGGRGSSWSNEDRPILGALTVEEIRMHSLSRSSRRTRSKSPDETPIIGTVGSYWTHTGQDMESSLNNSGRKDAKLKSSSSTCKTRLERAFEESVCEV comes from the exons ATGATGAGGTGCTTTCTACCTACTTGTTTTGGTTCTTGCAAACGCTCTAAACGCTCCAATCCAACTGCTACACAGTCCCTTCATTCCAA AATCGAATTGCAATATGAATTATTGAATCAAAGTGCTGAAGCAGCTCATGCGGCAACACCTACCAAGGATGAAGAAGAGAGACTTGGAAGAAGAGGTGAGAAGAAAGATGAACGccaaggagaaggagaaggagaacaaGAGTTTTCGGAGTCGTTGTTTTCTCTCTCCATTGGCTCCGCTAAACAGATTTCTGCTGCTCAAAATGCTGACACTACTGAAGTTAACAGTCCAatgcagcagcagcaacaacttCTTCTTGGAGTTAGAGACGAGGATTCTGAAGCATTAGGATCAAGCACACCAACTGTTCGGGAAAAGGTTCAAGGGAACTCGTCCAAGCCGGCTGGATTCTTTTCATCCGACAAGGAAGCAGACATAGAAAAACCTGCTGAGCAACAAAATTGCATTGCCAGAGAAGAAGGTGGTGATGTCAATGGAATTCAAGAAGAGTCTTCAGAGTCGTTGTTTTCGCTGTCGACTGATTATAGGAAACCAATTTCATCGGCTGAAATAGCGGAGACCGAAGTTAATAGCCTGAGGCAGGACAAGAAAGAAGAAACTCAAGAAAGAGTTTATGATGTTTCCTCTGTGTTGAATCCAATTGAGAATGTTGATACACAAGGGAGGGTGGCCAAATCCACATTGCTTAAGTCACTGAAGAACAATGATAAAGAAAACATCAACAATTCAGCAGTGGAGGACATAGCAATATCCCTCAGTCCAGAGCCAAATATGAAGCTCTCAAAATGCAAGGCAAGGCAGAAGGCGAATGATAACAAGCTAGAGATTGGCGTTGACACCAGCCTATCCAGCTGGTTGGTTGAACCCGAAGGCACGCCTGTTTCGGTGAACAAAAGTTCAGTGGGAGAACAGACACCAAAGGGAGGTAGAGGATCCTCATGGAGTAATGAGGATAGACCAATTCTAGGAGCATTGACAGTTGAAGAGATCAGGATGCATTCCCTATCAAGATCTTCAAGAAGGACTAGAAGCAAGAGCCCCGACGAGACCCCCATCATAGGTACTGTTGGCAGCTACTGGACTCATACTGGTCAGGACATGGAGTCAAGCTTGAACAACAGTGGAAGAAAG GATGCAAAACTGAAATCAAGTTCTTCAACATGTAAGACAAGACTAGAAAGAGCGTTCGAAGAAAGTGTTTGTGAAGTTTGA
- the LOC112695397 gene encoding peroxisome biogenesis protein 12, with protein MLFQVGGQGSRPTFFEMAAAQQLPASLRAALTYSLGVFALRRPFLHRLLDYEHESFALLMLILETHSLRTTDASFAESLYGLRRRPVNVALKIDASTVSPNSDDAAPNSGLQRRQKVLSVVFLVVLPYLKSKLHSIYNKEREARLQATLWGDDQNEGFDATLGFEESRRTLDSDANASIRERVRKRVQKIVGFCYPWLHATTEGLQFAYQLLYLLDATGYYSFALHAVGIQVCRATGQEMMDTSSRISKIRSRERERLRGPQWLKTLQGALLSCMYTVLDYAQTGLIAAVFFFKMMEWWYQSAEERMSAPTVYPPPPPPPPPKVAKEGIPLPSDRTICPLCSQKRANPSVVTISGFVFCYACIFKYITQYKRCPVTLMPATVEQIRRLFHDV; from the exons ATGCTGTTTCAGGTGGGGGGCCAAGGCAGCCGCCCCACGTTCTTCGAGATGGCGGCGGCCCAGCAGCTCCCCGCCAGCCTACGCGCCGCCCTCACTTACTCTTTGGGAGTCTTTGCCCTCCGCCGCCCCTTCCTCCACCGCCTCCTCGACTACGAACATGAATCCTTCGCCCTCCTCATGCTCATCCTCGAAACTCACAGCTTGCGAACCACAGATGCTTCCTTTGCTGAATCTCTCTACGGTCTCCGAAGAAGACCCGTCAATGTTGCCCTCAAGATTGATGCTTCCACCGTTTCCCCCAATTCCGATGACGCTGCTCCCAATTCAGGTTTACAAAGGCGCCAGAAAGTTCTCTCTGTTGTTTTTCTG GTTGTGTTGCCCTATTTGAAGTCTAAGTTGCATTCAATCTACAACAAAGAAAGGGAAGCTAGGCTGCAGGCTACCCTCTGGGGTGATGATCAAAATGAAGGCTTTGATGCCACCCTCGGCTTCGAAGAGTCGAGGAGAACATTGGATTCTGATGCCAATGCATCTATTAGGGAGCGCGTCAGGAAGAGAGTTCAAAAGATTGTGGGGTTTTGCTACCCTTGGCTACATGCTACTACAGAGG GTTTGCAATTTGCTTACCAGCTATTATACCTTTTGGATGCCACTGGATACTACTCATTTGCATTGCATGCAGTTGGGATACAAGTGTGCCGAGCTACAGGGCAAGAGATG ATGGATACCTCTTCAAGAATTTCAAAGATACGTAGCCGAGAACGTGAGAGACTTCGTGGTCCTCAATGGTTGAAG ACCTTGCAAGGAGCACTGCTCAGCTGTATGTACACTGTACTGGATTATGCGCAAACTGGTTTGATTGCAGCTGTGTTCTTCTTTAAA ATGATGGAATGGTGGTATCAGTCAGCCGAGGAGCGAATGTCAGCCCCGACAGTATATCCTCcaccccctcctcctcctcctccaaag GTAGCGAAAGAGGGAATCCCGCTGCCATCTGACAGAACAATTTGCCCCTTGTGCTCACAGAAGCGTGCAAATCCATCTGTAGTTACAATTTCGGGCTTTGTCTTTTGCTATGCTTGCATATTTAAGTATATTACACAG TATAAGCGTTGCCCAGTTACGCTGATGCCTGCAACAGTTGAGCAGATAAGGAGACTATTTCATGATGTCTAG